The Pseudofrankia inefficax genome window below encodes:
- a CDS encoding DUF427 domain-containing protein: MTTTTGPTTTTTTTPATNDRAGLPEVGTAKPSAANARGRVHAEQAHKRVRALLAGHVVVDTIRPVLVWEGPHYPVYYVPAEDVRAALEPNGKTVRSPSRGDAARHDVVIGGHRAEDAAGTYPDSPVPEFQGLVRLDWDAMDTWLEEDEIVYGHARNPYHRVDVMASSRHVTVEIGGVTVADSVRPVVLFETGLRPRYYLPLTDVKTELLRPSDSATHCPYKGTAGYFSVEVDGRVHEDVVWIYRTPLPESIKVAGLVCFYDEKVDVYVDGAHT, encoded by the coding sequence ATGACGACCACGACCGGCCCGACCACCACTACCACCACGACCCCGGCGACCAACGACAGGGCCGGTCTGCCGGAGGTGGGCACCGCGAAGCCGTCGGCGGCGAACGCCCGCGGCCGGGTGCACGCCGAGCAGGCGCACAAGCGGGTGCGGGCGTTGCTCGCCGGTCATGTCGTCGTCGACACGATCCGGCCGGTCCTGGTCTGGGAAGGGCCGCACTACCCCGTGTACTACGTGCCCGCCGAGGATGTCCGGGCCGCGCTGGAGCCGAACGGGAAGACCGTGCGCTCGCCGAGCCGGGGCGACGCCGCCCGCCATGACGTGGTGATCGGCGGCCACCGGGCCGAGGACGCGGCCGGCACCTATCCCGACTCGCCGGTCCCCGAGTTCCAGGGCCTGGTCCGGCTCGACTGGGACGCGATGGACACCTGGCTGGAGGAGGACGAGATCGTCTACGGGCACGCGCGCAACCCGTACCACCGGGTCGACGTGATGGCCAGCTCGCGGCACGTGACCGTCGAGATCGGCGGGGTGACGGTCGCCGACTCGGTCCGGCCCGTGGTCCTGTTCGAGACCGGCCTGCGGCCCCGGTACTACCTGCCGCTGACCGACGTGAAGACCGAGCTGCTGCGCCCGTCGGACTCGGCGACCCACTGCCCCTACAAGGGCACCGCCGGCTACTTCTCGGTCGAGGTCGACGGCAGGGTCCACGAGGACGTCGTCTGGATCTACCGGACCCCGCTGCCCGAGAGCATCAAGGTGGCCGGCCTGGTCTGCTTCTACGACGAGAAGGTCGACGTCTACGTCGACGGCGCCCACACCTGA
- a CDS encoding cupin domain-containing protein, which yields MAELKIVSVGEVPWHEVKAQAHPGGRRVSVWEKFLEWSPERMVIYARYDPGMVVERHGHASDHFVFVLAGEVLVGDRPCPAGTHLTLEHGAEFGPLVAGPEGATLYEVMTGDPRAVPADPEGFAGLLASRGIEPLPNPPVPWPDWLAPRTDHQAGLREADGG from the coding sequence ATGGCGGAGCTGAAGATCGTGTCGGTGGGAGAGGTCCCGTGGCACGAGGTGAAGGCGCAGGCTCATCCGGGCGGGCGGCGCGTGTCGGTGTGGGAGAAGTTCCTCGAGTGGTCACCGGAACGGATGGTCATCTACGCGCGCTACGACCCGGGCATGGTCGTCGAGCGGCACGGCCACGCCTCCGACCACTTCGTCTTCGTGCTCGCCGGTGAGGTGCTCGTCGGTGACCGGCCGTGCCCCGCGGGCACGCATCTCACGCTGGAGCACGGCGCCGAGTTCGGCCCGCTGGTCGCGGGCCCCGAGGGCGCGACCCTCTACGAGGTGATGACCGGGGATCCCCGCGCGGTCCCGGCCGACCCGGAGGGTTTCGCCGGCCTTCTCGCCTCCCGGGGCATCGAGCCGCTGCCCAATCCCCCGGTCCCCTGGCCCGACTGGCTAGCCCCCCGCACCGACCACCAGGCCGGCCTGCGCGAGGCGGACGGCGGCTAG
- a CDS encoding AMP-binding protein, whose translation MSEGSANPATDAYRQARDQLLSMGRDYQQAVDTFRWPDLGGTFNWAVDWFDAVARERPDSPALVVVEEDGRRASLTYAELSHRSSQVARWLSQAGVGRGDRVMLMLGNQVELWESMLAIMKLGAVIMPTTTALGPADLAERLARTDARHVIVDASSQAKFDQLPAGLTRIAVRGEAVPEPGWLRYEDAYAIEAPYVAHPGTAPGDTLLLYFTSGTTSRPKLVEHTQVSYPVGHLTTMYWIGLRPGDVHLNISSPGWAKHAWSSFFAPWSAEATIFVYNYTRFDAAALLGQLRAEAVSTFCAPPTVWRMLIQADLSAGRPSGLRELLGAGEPLNPEVIEQVRSAWGLTIRDGFGQTEMTLAVGNTPGCAVKPGSMGRPSPGYPVVLVDPLTGAVNGAEGEICLDLRSGGRPLPLMTGYTDDPARDAEANAGGFFHTGDVASRDEDGYITFIGRTDDVFKASDYKISPFELESVLIEHPAVAEAAVVPAPDPVRLAVPKAYVTLSAGHLPDRDTALSILRYAREHLAPFQRVRRLEFAELPKTISGKIRRVDLREQENARVDGASTAEWRDDQFPELKG comes from the coding sequence ATGAGCGAGGGCTCGGCGAACCCGGCGACGGACGCGTACCGGCAGGCCCGCGACCAGCTGCTCTCGATGGGCCGCGACTACCAACAGGCGGTCGACACCTTCCGCTGGCCGGATCTGGGCGGCACCTTCAATTGGGCCGTCGACTGGTTCGACGCGGTGGCCCGGGAGCGGCCCGACTCACCGGCGCTGGTCGTCGTCGAGGAGGACGGCCGGCGCGCGTCGCTGACCTACGCCGAGCTGAGCCACCGGTCGAGCCAGGTGGCGCGTTGGCTGTCCCAGGCCGGCGTCGGTCGGGGCGACCGGGTGATGCTGATGCTCGGCAACCAGGTCGAGCTCTGGGAGTCGATGCTCGCGATCATGAAGCTGGGCGCGGTGATCATGCCGACGACGACCGCGCTCGGCCCGGCCGACCTCGCCGAGCGCCTCGCCCGCACCGACGCCCGCCACGTGATCGTCGACGCGTCCAGCCAGGCGAAGTTCGACCAGCTGCCGGCCGGGCTGACGCGGATCGCCGTGCGTGGGGAGGCCGTCCCGGAGCCCGGCTGGCTGCGCTACGAGGACGCCTACGCGATCGAGGCGCCCTACGTCGCCCATCCTGGTACCGCTCCGGGCGACACCCTGCTGCTCTACTTCACCTCGGGGACGACCAGCCGGCCGAAGCTGGTCGAGCACACCCAGGTCTCCTATCCGGTCGGCCATCTCACGACGATGTACTGGATCGGGCTGCGGCCCGGGGACGTCCACCTCAACATCAGCTCGCCGGGGTGGGCGAAGCACGCCTGGAGCTCCTTCTTCGCGCCATGGAGCGCCGAGGCGACGATCTTCGTCTACAACTACACGCGGTTCGACGCGGCGGCGCTGCTCGGCCAGCTGCGTGCCGAGGCCGTCTCCACGTTCTGCGCCCCGCCGACCGTGTGGCGGATGCTGATCCAGGCCGACCTGTCCGCGGGCCGGCCATCCGGGCTGCGCGAGCTGCTCGGCGCGGGTGAGCCGCTGAACCCCGAGGTCATCGAGCAGGTCCGGTCCGCCTGGGGGCTGACGATCCGCGACGGCTTCGGCCAGACCGAGATGACGCTGGCCGTAGGCAACACCCCCGGCTGTGCGGTGAAGCCCGGTTCGATGGGCCGTCCGTCGCCTGGCTACCCGGTGGTGCTCGTCGACCCGCTCACCGGGGCCGTGAACGGTGCCGAAGGCGAGATCTGCCTCGATCTGCGGTCCGGCGGCCGGCCGCTGCCGTTGATGACGGGCTACACCGACGACCCGGCCCGCGACGCCGAAGCCAACGCCGGCGGCTTCTTCCACACCGGCGACGTCGCCAGCCGCGACGAGGACGGCTACATCACCTTCATCGGCCGCACCGACGACGTGTTCAAGGCCTCCGACTACAAGATCAGCCCGTTTGAGCTGGAAAGCGTGCTCATCGAGCATCCGGCGGTCGCCGAGGCGGCGGTCGTTCCCGCTCCGGACCCGGTGCGGCTCGCGGTGCCGAAGGCCTACGTCACCCTGAGCGCCGGCCACCTGCCGGACCGGGACACCGCGCTGTCGATCCTGCGGTACGCCCGCGAGCATCTGGCCCCGTTCCAGCGGGTCCGCCGCCTGGAGTTCGCGGAGCTGCCCAAGACGATCTCCGGGAAGATCCGCCGGGTCGACCTGCGGGAACAGGAGAACGCCCGCGTCGACGGGGCGAGCACTGCCGAATGGCGCGACGACCAGTTCCCCGAGCTGAAGGGCTGA
- a CDS encoding pyridoxamine 5'-phosphate oxidase family protein codes for MGTQLEPIASRPYMPGYGTLPADEGGGLLPWSWAVERLAASHDYWLATVRPDGRPHVMPVWGVWLGDALWFSSGEESRKARNLSIRPFATLTTDNAAEPVVVEGRTDRIRAATTIGHFTAAVNTKYRTDYPVSFFAANVTFRLRPSTAFALTDSNFTGSPTRWAFA; via the coding sequence ATGGGTACACAGTTGGAACCGATCGCGAGCAGGCCGTACATGCCGGGCTACGGGACGCTGCCGGCCGACGAGGGCGGCGGTCTGCTGCCGTGGAGCTGGGCGGTCGAACGGCTGGCCGCGTCGCACGACTACTGGCTGGCGACGGTCCGGCCGGACGGGCGCCCGCATGTCATGCCGGTCTGGGGCGTCTGGCTCGGTGACGCCCTCTGGTTCAGCTCCGGCGAGGAGTCCCGCAAGGCCCGCAACCTCTCGATCCGCCCCTTCGCGACGCTGACCACCGACAACGCGGCCGAACCGGTCGTCGTCGAGGGCCGCACCGACCGGATCCGCGCGGCCACCACGATCGGCCACTTCACGGCCGCGGTGAACACGAAATACCGGACCGACTATCCGGTCTCCTTCTTCGCCGCGAACGTCACCTTCCGGCTGCGTCCCAGCACCGCCTTCGCGCTGACCGACTCCAACTTCACCGGCTCCCCCACCCGCTGGGCCTTCGCATAG
- a CDS encoding nuclear transport factor 2 family protein produces MEQWELIAREQVRDTVAAYNHSGDRFLLDELAACFTVDGVLESKGDWAAHGRAEIVRTLSGVRATEPVAAAGSVDGNDDAGARRPSFVRHFVTNLRFDEVTPERIRTSAYFAVLTAAGLDHWGRYRDVLVPAEGRWLFAHRVVRTDAMIPGSPFQRRD; encoded by the coding sequence ATGGAGCAATGGGAGCTGATCGCTCGGGAGCAGGTGCGGGACACGGTCGCCGCGTACAACCACAGCGGCGACCGGTTCCTGCTGGACGAGCTGGCGGCCTGCTTCACCGTCGACGGCGTGCTGGAGTCGAAGGGCGACTGGGCCGCGCACGGCCGGGCGGAGATCGTGCGGACGCTGTCGGGCGTCCGCGCGACCGAGCCGGTGGCCGCCGCCGGCTCGGTCGACGGGAACGACGACGCGGGCGCGCGCCGGCCGTCGTTCGTCCGGCACTTCGTGACCAACCTGCGGTTCGACGAGGTCACCCCGGAGCGGATCCGGACGTCCGCCTACTTCGCGGTCCTGACCGCCGCCGGGCTCGACCACTGGGGCCGCTACCGGGACGTCCTGGTGCCCGCCGAGGGACGGTGGCTGTTCGCGCATCGCGTCGTCCGGACCGACGCGATGATTCCCGGCTCGCCCTTCCAGCGGCGGGACTGA
- a CDS encoding cupin domain-containing protein, whose protein sequence is MSIEQGRPVELAKALGSFEQLWSPRIVTRVNDYDVRVAKVAGEHIWHVHDDTDEFFLVVEGELHIALRGAQAAGADGGAEERTVVLPKGAVFVVPRGVEHRPSSPGGASILMFEPTGTPTVGDRHDPIPDHVDATTGHTLDLAETAG, encoded by the coding sequence GTGAGCATCGAACAGGGCCGTCCGGTGGAGCTGGCGAAGGCACTCGGGAGCTTCGAGCAGCTGTGGAGCCCGCGCATCGTGACCCGGGTGAACGACTACGACGTGCGCGTCGCGAAGGTCGCCGGCGAGCACATCTGGCACGTTCACGACGACACCGACGAGTTCTTCCTGGTCGTCGAGGGGGAGCTGCACATCGCGCTGCGCGGCGCGCAGGCCGCCGGGGCTGACGGCGGCGCGGAGGAGCGGACCGTCGTCCTGCCGAAGGGCGCCGTCTTCGTCGTCCCGCGCGGCGTCGAACACCGCCCGTCGTCGCCGGGCGGAGCCTCGATCCTCATGTTCGAACCCACCGGAACGCCCACCGTCGGCGACCGTCATGACCCGATCCCCGACCACGTCGACGCCACCACCGGGCACACATTGGACCTGGCCGAAACGGCCGGCTGA
- a CDS encoding MarR family winged helix-turn-helix transcriptional regulator: MSNGRAMTRGERAPARAAGATVSEPGWVDEVGLTGHAGLLARLVRLNMLVSAALDGLVEPYGLTVADYLVLGAIRRSPGGRGAPSRLCRVLGRTSGGMTLTLDRLATAGLVRRAPDPSDRRRITVELTAAGDALSREVNDRLHAWESALDLPEPLRAELNGALDTVLDAVTPAAAR, from the coding sequence ATGTCGAACGGGCGGGCCATGACCCGCGGTGAGCGCGCGCCGGCGCGCGCCGCCGGGGCGACGGTCAGCGAGCCCGGCTGGGTCGACGAGGTCGGCCTGACCGGGCACGCCGGCCTGCTCGCCCGGCTGGTCCGGCTCAACATGCTCGTCTCCGCGGCGCTCGACGGCCTGGTCGAGCCCTATGGCCTGACGGTCGCGGACTACCTGGTGCTCGGCGCGATCCGCCGTTCGCCGGGCGGCCGGGGCGCGCCGAGCCGGCTGTGCCGGGTGCTCGGGCGCACCAGCGGCGGCATGACCCTGACGCTCGACCGCCTCGCCACCGCCGGCCTGGTCCGCCGGGCCCCCGACCCGTCCGACCGCCGCCGGATCACCGTCGAGCTGACCGCCGCCGGCGACGCGCTCAGCCGCGAGGTCAACGACCGGCTGCACGCCTGGGAGTCCGCGCTCGACCTCCCGGAGCCGCTGCGGGCCGAGCTCAACGGCGCCCTCGACACCGTTCTCGACGCGGTCACGCCCGCCGCGGCCCGGTAG
- a CDS encoding Dyp-type peroxidase, producing the protein MTQAGIFGLGAPEHSYLELDLVDGASAVDLVKAAAGLAGPLSTGGGVNLVVGFRPELWVEVVADGLPAGVTGFRAPIVGADGFQMPATQHDAWLWIAGSDRTTVYTNSREVLAAVADVATVATETGGWVYAHNRDLTGFVDGTENPSLLDAPGVAIVAEGPGAGGSVLLFQRWTHSTDAWEALPVAEQEKVIGRTKADSVELTEDAQPATSHVSRNVVEEDGAELKIFRRNVAYGTATDHGTMFVGFAAQQRILDLMLRRMAGATEDGLRDALTRYTTPVSGAYYFIPPVAALAGFAPEDAD; encoded by the coding sequence GTGACGCAAGCGGGGATCTTCGGGCTCGGCGCGCCGGAGCACAGCTACCTGGAACTGGACCTCGTCGACGGCGCGTCCGCCGTCGACCTCGTGAAGGCGGCCGCCGGTCTCGCCGGCCCGCTGTCGACCGGCGGCGGGGTCAACCTCGTCGTCGGTTTCCGGCCCGAGCTGTGGGTCGAGGTCGTCGCCGACGGGCTGCCGGCCGGTGTCACCGGCTTCCGCGCGCCGATCGTCGGCGCCGACGGCTTCCAGATGCCGGCCACCCAGCACGACGCCTGGCTGTGGATCGCCGGCAGCGACCGGACCACCGTCTACACGAACTCCCGCGAGGTGCTCGCCGCGGTCGCCGACGTCGCGACGGTCGCCACCGAGACCGGCGGCTGGGTCTACGCGCACAACCGCGACCTGACCGGCTTCGTCGACGGCACCGAGAACCCGTCGCTGCTGGACGCCCCGGGCGTCGCGATCGTCGCCGAGGGGCCCGGTGCCGGCGGAAGCGTCCTGCTCTTCCAGCGGTGGACCCACTCCACCGACGCCTGGGAGGCGCTGCCCGTCGCCGAGCAGGAGAAGGTCATCGGCCGGACCAAGGCCGACAGCGTCGAGCTGACCGAGGACGCCCAGCCGGCGACGTCGCACGTCTCCCGCAACGTGGTCGAGGAGGACGGCGCCGAGCTGAAGATCTTCCGACGTAACGTCGCCTACGGCACGGCGACCGACCACGGCACGATGTTCGTCGGCTTCGCCGCCCAGCAGCGCATCCTCGACCTGATGCTGCGGCGCATGGCCGGCGCCACCGAGGACGGCCTGCGCGACGCGCTGACCCGGTACACGACCCCGGTCAGCGGCGCGTACTACTTCATCCCGCCGGTCGCCGCTCTCGCCGGCTTCGCGCCCGAGGACGCCGACTGA
- a CDS encoding effector-associated domain EAD1-containing protein yields MNLLSDRELAELARVYYQPFSVSQLLQRAGLDSSRQPVISGAYSSAMYWQAVNNYIGDSRDPDLRGRILNLARSDYPANSVFVRGVADAASGR; encoded by the coding sequence GTGAACCTTCTGAGTGACCGTGAGCTGGCTGAGCTGGCGCGGGTCTACTACCAGCCGTTCAGCGTGTCCCAGCTGCTCCAGCGGGCTGGTCTCGACTCTTCGCGGCAGCCGGTGATCTCGGGCGCCTACAGCTCGGCCATGTACTGGCAGGCTGTGAACAACTACATCGGAGATTCCCGCGACCCTGACCTGCGGGGCCGCATTCTCAACCTCGCACGCTCCGACTACCCGGCGAACTCGGTGTTCGTCCGGGGCGTCGCGGACGCGGCGTCCGGTCGGTAA
- a CDS encoding NADP-dependent oxidoreductase: MQAVTVRDRAAGVGGLSLTELPYPHAAENDVVVRVHAAGFTPGELDWPGTWTDRAGRDRTPSVPGHDLSGVVAALGYGTTGLTVGQRVFGPTDWARDGSLAEYTAVEARNLVPLPADVDHVVAAALPISGLTAWQGLFDHGRLATGQTVLIHGAAGAVGSIAVQLAREVGARVIGTGRASARDTALALGADEFLDLQSDRLEDAGKVDVVFDVIGGEVLERSAALVRAGGTLVTIAAPPKVLPRGGRAVFFVVEPDRVRLADLAQRLRDGRLKPIVGAVRTLPETPSAFAPDGRAPGKPIIRVAENEEPS; this comes from the coding sequence ATGCAAGCTGTCACCGTTCGAGACCGCGCTGCCGGCGTCGGTGGGCTCTCCCTGACGGAGCTGCCGTACCCCCATGCCGCCGAGAACGACGTCGTCGTGCGGGTGCACGCCGCGGGGTTCACCCCCGGAGAGCTTGACTGGCCCGGAACGTGGACGGATCGCGCCGGCCGCGATCGGACGCCGAGCGTGCCCGGGCATGATCTGTCGGGTGTCGTCGCGGCGCTGGGTTACGGAACCACCGGTCTGACCGTCGGCCAGCGGGTCTTCGGACCGACCGACTGGGCCCGCGACGGCTCGCTGGCCGAGTACACGGCGGTGGAGGCCCGCAACCTCGTCCCGCTTCCGGCGGACGTCGACCATGTCGTGGCCGCCGCGCTGCCGATCTCCGGGCTGACCGCCTGGCAGGGCCTGTTCGACCACGGCCGCCTCGCGACAGGCCAGACCGTTCTGATCCACGGCGCCGCGGGAGCCGTCGGTTCGATCGCGGTGCAGCTCGCGCGTGAGGTCGGGGCCCGGGTGATCGGCACGGGGCGGGCCTCCGCCAGGGACACCGCACTCGCTCTGGGCGCGGATGAGTTCCTGGACCTGCAGTCCGATCGGCTGGAGGATGCCGGCAAGGTCGACGTAGTGTTCGACGTGATCGGCGGCGAGGTTCTCGAGCGCTCGGCCGCCCTGGTGCGCGCTGGTGGCACGCTCGTCACCATCGCCGCGCCACCCAAGGTCCTACCCAGGGGCGGGCGGGCGGTCTTCTTCGTCGTCGAACCCGATCGGGTCCGGCTCGCGGACCTGGCCCAGCGGCTTCGGGACGGACGCCTCAAGCCGATCGTCGGGGCCGTGCGAACGCTCCCGGAAACGCCCTCCGCGTTCGCGCCCGACGGCCGCGCTCCCGGCAAGCCGATCATCAGGGTCGCGGAAAACGAAGAGCCGTCGTGA
- a CDS encoding amidohydrolase family protein produces the protein MTVTDDSTAPGTVTPAPQDFPKIISVDDHILEPRELWQRELPASMRDRGPKVVRDRLTLHFSGGHYGFERGAPDGRWCDLWLYDDLVYPTGLLHASAGVPPAEVKNLPAVYEDFRPGTYDRDARLLDMDTNHVEAAINFPNTFPRFCGQGFSERPDKEVALACIQIYNDWMIDEWAGGPGRGRLIPLTLIPLWDPALAAAEVRRCAAKGSYAVSFSENPSKLGFASIHSGAWDVLFQACEETGTVVTMHIGSSSTLPSTSPDAPLAVSMSLSSQNAEGSLCDWIFSGTLDRFPGLTIVYAESQVGWMPYLLERMDLVWKGDVGGGARLPNPPSSYVKGRVYGCLFDDQHGLLSRAEVGLDQIVFETDYPHTDGTWPNSLAVAHRLCAGADMTAPEVYKFVRGNAIRAFGLERFGIKE, from the coding sequence ATGACCGTGACCGACGACAGCACCGCGCCCGGGACCGTCACCCCGGCGCCGCAGGACTTCCCGAAGATCATTTCGGTGGACGACCACATCCTGGAGCCACGCGAGTTATGGCAGCGCGAGCTGCCCGCGTCGATGCGCGACCGCGGCCCCAAGGTCGTCCGCGACCGGCTGACGCTGCACTTCTCCGGCGGCCACTACGGCTTCGAACGCGGCGCCCCCGACGGCCGCTGGTGCGACCTGTGGCTCTACGACGACCTCGTCTACCCGACCGGCCTGCTGCACGCCTCCGCCGGCGTCCCGCCGGCCGAGGTGAAGAACCTGCCGGCCGTCTACGAGGACTTCCGCCCCGGCACCTACGACCGGGACGCCCGGCTGCTCGACATGGACACCAACCACGTCGAGGCGGCGATCAACTTCCCGAACACGTTCCCCCGGTTCTGCGGCCAGGGCTTCTCCGAGCGGCCGGACAAGGAGGTCGCGCTCGCCTGCATCCAGATCTACAACGACTGGATGATCGACGAGTGGGCCGGCGGCCCCGGCCGGGGCCGGCTGATCCCGCTCACCCTCATCCCGCTGTGGGACCCCGCGCTCGCCGCCGCCGAGGTGCGCCGGTGCGCGGCCAAGGGCTCGTACGCGGTGTCGTTCTCGGAGAACCCGAGCAAGCTCGGCTTCGCCTCGATCCACTCCGGCGCCTGGGACGTGCTCTTCCAGGCCTGCGAGGAGACCGGCACGGTCGTCACGATGCACATCGGCTCGTCCTCGACGCTGCCCTCGACGTCGCCGGACGCGCCGCTGGCTGTCAGCATGTCGCTGTCGTCGCAGAACGCCGAGGGCTCGCTCTGTGACTGGATCTTCTCCGGAACGCTGGACCGGTTCCCCGGGCTGACCATCGTCTACGCCGAGAGCCAGGTCGGCTGGATGCCGTACCTGCTGGAGCGGATGGACCTGGTCTGGAAGGGCGACGTCGGCGGCGGCGCCCGGCTGCCGAACCCGCCGAGCAGCTACGTGAAGGGGCGCGTCTACGGCTGCCTGTTCGACGACCAGCACGGCCTGCTGTCCCGCGCCGAGGTCGGCCTCGACCAGATCGTCTTCGAGACCGACTACCCGCACACCGACGGCACCTGGCCGAACTCGCTGGCCGTCGCCCACCGGCTGTGCGCGGGCGCGGACATGACCGCCCCGGAGGTCTACAAGTTCGTCCGCGGCAACGCCATCCGCGCCTTCGGCCTGGAGCGTTTCGGCATCAAGGAGTGA
- a CDS encoding GNAT family N-acetyltransferase gives MCAEKLLDVYDAQVRGSFPNRLPAGWLGERDGPLTRCLTINGGFAMLTEGAESLGAGALESLVDRTFAYYAVRGLGFEWKTFDHDRADLRPMLTARGAVAEAHEALVLGESAALAGTPVLPAGLTMRQVSDRADLERVAALASAVWDDDWSWLADDLENRLRGATEPVEIFVVEDGAQMVSTAWLVPLSGTRVAGLWGGSTLAAYRRRGLYRALVAHRAARAVALGYPLLQVDASDDSRPILRRLGLHVVGGTVPYVRAPAGTD, from the coding sequence GTGTGTGCGGAGAAGTTGCTGGACGTGTACGACGCGCAGGTACGGGGGTCGTTCCCGAACCGTCTGCCGGCCGGGTGGCTCGGCGAGCGGGACGGCCCGCTGACCCGGTGTCTGACCATCAACGGCGGCTTCGCCATGCTCACCGAGGGTGCCGAGAGCCTCGGCGCCGGCGCGCTGGAGTCGCTGGTCGACCGGACCTTCGCCTACTACGCCGTGCGCGGCCTGGGTTTCGAGTGGAAGACGTTCGACCACGACCGGGCGGACCTGCGCCCGATGCTGACCGCCCGCGGCGCGGTCGCCGAGGCTCATGAGGCGCTCGTCCTCGGCGAGTCGGCGGCCCTCGCGGGAACCCCGGTCCTGCCGGCGGGGCTCACGATGCGCCAGGTCTCGGACCGCGCCGACCTGGAACGCGTCGCGGCGCTGGCCAGCGCGGTCTGGGACGACGACTGGTCGTGGCTCGCCGACGACCTGGAGAACCGGCTGCGCGGCGCCACCGAGCCCGTCGAGATCTTCGTCGTCGAGGACGGCGCCCAGATGGTGAGCACCGCCTGGCTGGTCCCGCTGTCCGGCACCCGGGTCGCGGGGCTGTGGGGCGGCAGCACGCTGGCGGCCTACCGCCGGCGTGGCCTCTACCGGGCCCTCGTCGCGCACCGCGCCGCCCGGGCCGTCGCGCTGGGCTACCCGCTGCTGCAGGTCGACGCCTCCGACGACAGCCGCCCGATCCTGCGCCGCCTCGGCCTGCACGTCGTCGGCGGCACCGTCCCGTACGTCAGGGCCCCGGCCGGGACGGACTGA